A portion of the Lolium rigidum isolate FL_2022 chromosome 1, APGP_CSIRO_Lrig_0.1, whole genome shotgun sequence genome contains these proteins:
- the LOC124701998 gene encoding uncharacterized protein LOC124701998 — protein MSSSRRNPFHDITNGLSQDTKEVKRRRERDRYANNKDEILKRRRHLRDLKKESMDAANVENIPSHTQANVGNSGIIQYMPSQGMPIDVQHNASHVGGDDDSDWFHRNDAYQVQPKPGGTTHILIAQSNNVATGSVVQLSGDDDLVRCDEGAGQGDASPRKVKVVWCSCLRRAMRGCIH, from the exons ATGTCATCATCCAGGCGCAATCCATTTCATGATATAACCAATGGGCTAAGTCAAG ATACTAAAGAAGTCAAAAGGCGGAGGGAAAGGGATCGGTATGCAAATAATAAAGATGAAATTTTAAAACGTCGACGCCATTTACGGGATCTCAAAAAAGAGTCAATGGACGCTGCGAATGTTGAAAACATACCATCTCATACACAGGCAAATGTTGGAAACTCTGGAATCATACAATACATGCCTTCTCAAG GTATGCCGATAGATGTTCAGCATAATGCATCTCACGTGGGCGGTGACGATGATTCCGATTGGTTCCACAGAAATGATGCATACCAGGTGCAACCAAAACCAGGAGGAACTACACATATTCTGATTGCCCAGTCCAATAATGTTGCGACGGGTTCAGTCGTCCAATTATCAG GTGATGATGATCTTGTTAGATGTGATGAAGGTGCTGGTCAGGGAGATGCGTCGCCAAGGAAGGTTAAAGTGGTGTGGTGCAGTTGTTTGCGTAGAGCTATGCGCGGCTGCATACATTGA
- the LOC124684627 gene encoding uncharacterized protein LOC124684627, with the protein MAPSFGRSISFPLSPARASRPRAAAYHVRSVSLPCSSHPLLAHLCNHITAVRSWVAAPSSPSTGLAHLDALHAALAELLLLPEARAALHHGSATATCLLDGFLLLADAHGAFQETVVELRAHASDAQAALRRRDDARLASAVRSLRRAEKDLARLATTVRSAAKFPTMPSASTSSAEVEVSGALVEAVAAAACASANVFSAVESVSSAATTALASKKTMASSIMSLVKSGKPASDDEKEAAALESLDEVEACVAVIEGASDKVFRSILHTRVALLNIQTETCC; encoded by the coding sequence ATGGCACCCAGCTTTGGCCGCTCCATCTCATTCCCCCTCAGCCCGGCGCGCGCCTCcaggccccgcgccgccgcctaccACGTCCGCTCCGTCTCCCTCCCATGCAGCTCCCACCCGCTCCTCGCCCATCTCTGCAACCACATCACCGCCGTCCGCTCCTGGGTCGCCGCACCCTCCTCCCCATCTACGGGGCTCGCCCACCTCGACGCGCTCCACGCCGCTCTGGCAGAGCTCCTGCTCCTCCCCGAAGCTCGCGCCGCGCTACACCACGGATCCGCCACCGCAACATGCCTCCTcgacggcttcctcctcctcgccgacgCGCACGGCGCGTTCCAGGAGACGGTCGTCGAGCTCCGGGCGCACGCGTCCGACGCGCAGGCCGCGCTCCGGCGCCGCGACGACGCCAGGCTCGCCTCGGCCGTGCGCTCACTCCGCCGCGCCGAGAAGGATCTCGCACGCCTCGCCACCACCGTACGATCCGCCGCCAAGTTCCCGACGATGCCGTCGGCATCCACCAGCTCGGCGGAGGTCGAGGTGTCCGGAGCACTCGTCGAGGCCGTGGCTGCCGCGGCGTGCGCGTCCGCTAACGTGTTCTCCGCGGTCGAGTCCGTGTCCTCTGCGGCCACAACCGCTCTGGCCTCCAAGAAGACCATGGCTTCATCAATCATGTCTCTCGTCAAGAGCGGCAAGCCCGCATCCGACGACGAGAAGGAGGCGGCGGCACTGGAGAGTCTTGACGAGGTAGAGGCGTGCGTCGCCGTGATTGAGGGCGCGAGCGACAAGGTGTTCAGGAGCATCCTGCACACCAGGGTCGCGCTGCTCAACATCCAGACTGAGACATGCTGTTAA